Genomic DNA from Sphingomonas hankookensis:
CCGCCCCCGACGCCACCATGCAGCCGGGCACGACGACCGCGCCGACCCCGCCGGCCGACAACATGACCCCGCCGCCGGCGCCCGACGCCCCGGCAGCACCGGCTGATCCGATGGCGACCACCGCCGCCCCGGCCCCGATGGCGCCGCCGGCACCGCCCGCCCCGATGGCAGGTTCGCCGATGGCCGGCCAGCAGATTCAGTTCGCGCCGCCGCAGGTGACCCCGCCGCCGCCGGCGAAGGACAGCTACCCGGTGTGCACGCGCACGCTGAAGGATGGCTGCCGCAATCCGGGCGGCAAGTAACCCGCCCCGGCCTGGCGGCAAGCAACGGCGCCCCGCCCACCCGGCGGGGCGCCTTTTTCATGTCCGGCGGACAGGCGGAGAACCGATCTCGAAACGCAGGCCCTCCGACCTATATATCCGTCATGTTCGACCAGTTCCGCGAGGTAACGACATGACTGGCTCAACCGATCCGCGCGGCGCTGTGGGGGTGGCTGAACGCCCCTCCGCTCCCCCCACGATCGATGGCGTGCTCGAAACCGCGCTCTATGTCACCGATCTCGATCGGTCGGTCGCTTTCTTCGCCGACGATCTCGGCCGGCCGGTGCTGCTGCGCAACGAGCGGATGGCCGCGTTCGATGCGGGGCGGCGCAGCGTTCTGCTGCTGTTCGCGCAGGGGCAGTCGGCGGAATCGATGGCGGTGCCCGGCGGCGTCATCCCCGGCCATGACGGCGCGGGCCGGCTGCACATGGCCTTTGCGATCGCCGATGCCGATTATGGCGCGTGGCGCGACCATCTCGAGCAGTGCGGGATCGCGCTCACCAGCGAAATCCGGTGGCCCGGCGGCGGTCGCAGCCTGTATTTTGACGATCCTGACGGCCATATCATCGAACTGGCCACGCCCGGCCTGTGGCCGAACTACTGACCGATCGCCCTGTATTGCATGAGCAATACACATGTGTCATACTCCCCTAATACAGGGAGGTAATAGCATGTATAGCGAGAGCGATCTGAACGGCGCGGTGGAGGCTGGCGTGCTGTCGCGCGACTCCGCCGACGCGCTGCGCGCCCACATTGCGCAGCAACGCGCGACCCCGGTGGTGGATGAGGAGCATTTCCGCCTGCTGACGGGGTTCAACGACATCTTCGTCTCGGTCGCGCTCGCGCTGCTGCTGGTATCGCTCGCCTGGATCGGCGGCACGATACTGACGCCACTGGGCGGTCTGGGCGTCGCGGGCGCCGCATGGTTTCTCGCCGAATATTTCACCGCGCGCCGCCGCATGGCGTTGCCCAGCATCCTGCTGCTGCTCGCGTTCGTCGGCGGGGTCGCTGCAACGCTGTTCGGGATCGTGGTCGAACTCGACCCGCAGAATGTGCCCGACCGGACGACCGCGATGATCTTCGCCGGCATCGGCGTGGTCGCGGCCGGCGCAGCATGGCTGCACTGGCGGCGGTTCATGGTGCCGATCACGGTTGCAGCGGGGGCAGCGGCTTTGGTCGCGACCGTGGCGTCGCTGATCGTCGCGGCGTTCCCGGCGCTCAAGGATAATTTCTATCCGGTGACCCTGCTCGGCGGCATCGCGGTGTTCGTCGCCGCGATGCGCTGGGACATGTCCGATCGCGACCGCCGCACGCGCCGCAGCGACGTCGCCTTCTGGCTGCACCTCGTCGCTGCCCCGCTGATCGCGCATTCGCTGTTCCAGCTGCTGGGCGTGTTCGGGCCGAGCGTCACCGCACCGATGGCGGCGGTGGTGATCGCGCTCTACGTCGTGTTCGGCCTCGTGGCGCTGGCGGTCGACCGCCGCGCGCTGCTCGTCTCCAGCCTCGCTTATGTCCTCTATGCGCTCTACGCGCTGTTCGAAAAGGCGGGGGCGGTCGAACTGTCGGCGGCGTTCACCGCCTTCGTGATCGGATCGGCGCTGCTGACCCTGTCGGTTTTCTGGCAACCGATGCGGCGTCAGGTGGTTGGACTGCTCGGCGGCATCGGCCAACGCCTGCCGCCCGTGGCGATGGCCTGAAAACTCATTCCTTGGAGCGTACCTTGCGGCCCCGGGCGACCGGGGCCGTTTTTTATTCCTCGACCAGCTTCATCAGCCGGCGCTCGACCGGGGCCAGTACCGGTCCCAGCTCGTGCCCGCGCTTCACGATCGCGCCGGCCTCCCCCACCAGCGCCCACATGCCCTGCTTGTTGCGCAAGCTCGGCCGCTTCTCGATGCGGAACTCGGGCCGTTCGGTCGCGCGGCGGAAGGCGCTGAAGACCGCCGCCTCGCGCCCCAGATCGATCGCATAGTCGCGCCAATGCCCGGCGGCGACCATCCGGCCATAGAGGTCGAGGATGCGGGTCAGCTCGGCGCGTTCGAACCCGACCTGCCCCGGCTGGCGTGACGCGGGAAAGGGGGTGACGATTCCCATCAGGCGCGGTCGCGATGGTCCTGCTGCTCGGCCAGCAGCGCGTCGAGCTGCCGCTTGAGCGTTTCCACCTCGCAGCGCAGCAGCTCCATCCGCTGCGTCTGCGGATCGAACGTGTCGCGGCATGGCGTGCCATAGGGGACGAAGCGCGGATCGGGTGCCTGCCCGCCCTCGACCACGGTCGGTCGCGCCGGGATGCCGACGACGGTCGTCCCCTCCGGCACGTCCTTCGTCACCACCGCATTGGCGCCGACCCGCGCACGTGTCCCGATAGTGATCGGTCCCAGCACCTGCGCGCCCGACCCGATGATCGCGCCGTCGCTGATCGTCGGATGCCGCTTGCCGGCGATGCCGTTGTCGGGGCTGGTCCCGCCCAGCGTCACATTTTGATAGATGGTGACGCCATCGCCGATCTCCGCCGTCTCGCCGATCACGACGAAGCCGTGGTCGATGAAGAAATGCCGGCCGATCGTGGCACCCGGATGGATGTCGATCGCGGTCAGGAAGCGCGAGAAATGGTTGATCGATCGCGCAGCGAAATACCAGCGCGCGCGGAACAGCCGGTGCGAAACCTTGTGGAACGCGACCGCCCATACGCCGGGATAGGTCAGGATTTCGGCGCGCGACCGCGGCGCGGGGTCCCGCGCCTTGATCGAATCCAGATAGCGCAACAGCCGCGCAACCATGTGCAGTCCCCTTGGTCGTCGGAGTCCTGCGGTGCCGGCCCGCTCCCCCACCCGGCCACCCAATCAGGATACGCTGTGGGTGGCCGGGTGGGGGAGCGGGCCGGCGCCGCCACGAAACGCGCCTTCGCGCGTTTCAAAACGGACTCTCAACTCGGAATGTAGGCGGCCCGTCCCCACTCGCCAAGTCGTACTGTAGGCGCAACAAACCCTATGTATCTTGTAGGCATTGTCGTTTGCCGCCATCACTGAGCCACGCTGCGCCAACTCGAAGGGAATGGGATGCTCGAGAATATCGACTGGGCGCGTCTGGCCGAGTTCATTGCCGCCGGATTTGCCGCCCAGATCGTCGATGGTGCGCTGGGCATGGCGTTCGGGGTGATTTCGTCGACCCTGCTGGTGAGCGTGCTGGGCGTGCCGCCCGCGACCGCCTCCGCCAGCGTGCATGTCGTCGAATGTTTCACGACCGGCGTGTCGGGGATCAGCCACGCGCTGCACAAGAATGTGAACTGGAAGCTGTTCTGGCGGCTGGTGCTGCCCGGCATCGCCGGCGGCGTCACCGGCGCCTATCTGCTGTCGTCGCTCGACGCTTCGGTCACGCGGCCGTTCGTGATGACCTATCTGGCCGGGATCGGCCTGTACCTGCTGTGGCGGGGCTTACGGAAGCCACCCGAGCCGAAGGAGCCGAAGGTCATCGCCCCGCTGGGGCTGGTCGGTGGGTTCCTCGACGCGGCGGGCGGCGGCGGCTGGGGTCCGGTCGTGACCTCCAACCTGCTGGTACAGGGCGCCACCCCGCGCACGACGATCGGCACGGTCAACACGGTCGAATTCTTCCTGACCGTCAGCATTTCGGCGACGTTCCTGTTCCATCTGGGGCTGGAGGCCTTCACCACCGCGGTTGCCGGCCTGCTGATCGGCGGCATCGTCGCCGCGCCGTTCGGGGCGATGTTCGCCAAACACATCCCGGCGCGCACGCTGCTGATCCTCGTCGGCGTCGTGCTGACGATCACCAGCCTGTACAGCGTGTATCGGGCGCTTTCATAGCGCAGGCAGAAAAAGAAACTGGTTCGCGCAGAGGCGCAGAGAGGCTCGTTTGGGGAAGCCGATCGCGTAGCGATCAGCCTCTTCGTAGGCTGCGGCTAGGATGAGGGTCCCGCTGACGCCGGACGATCGTGCGCCGCAACTCCTCCGCGCCGCCGCGCCTCCGCGCGAACCAGATTTCTTCTTACTTACGCCACCGCCGCGTGCACCGTCGCCACCGCCGCCAGCACCGCACCGATCCGCACCGCGCCCTGGATGACCTCGGCCTTCACGCCGTGCTTCTTCAGCACGTCCTCATGCGCGTCGATGCACATGCCGCAGCCGTTCATCGCCGACACCGCCAGGCTGAACAGTTCGAAATCGACCTTCTCGATCCCCGGCGCAGCGATCACGTTCATCCGGAGCTTCGCGGGCAGGTTGCCATATTCCTTGTTCTTGGCGAGGTGGACGAAGCGGTAATAGACGTTGTTCATCGCCATC
This window encodes:
- a CDS encoding VOC family protein, which translates into the protein MTGSTDPRGAVGVAERPSAPPTIDGVLETALYVTDLDRSVAFFADDLGRPVLLRNERMAAFDAGRRSVLLLFAQGQSAESMAVPGGVIPGHDGAGRLHMAFAIADADYGAWRDHLEQCGIALTSEIRWPGGGRSLYFDDPDGHIIELATPGLWPNY
- a CDS encoding DUF2794 domain-containing protein, giving the protein MGIVTPFPASRQPGQVGFERAELTRILDLYGRMVAAGHWRDYAIDLGREAAVFSAFRRATERPEFRIEKRPSLRNKQGMWALVGEAGAIVKRGHELGPVLAPVERRLMKLVEE
- the epsC gene encoding serine O-acetyltransferase EpsC; amino-acid sequence: MVARLLRYLDSIKARDPAPRSRAEILTYPGVWAVAFHKVSHRLFRARWYFAARSINHFSRFLTAIDIHPGATIGRHFFIDHGFVVIGETAEIGDGVTIYQNVTLGGTSPDNGIAGKRHPTISDGAIIGSGAQVLGPITIGTRARVGANAVVTKDVPEGTTVVGIPARPTVVEGGQAPDPRFVPYGTPCRDTFDPQTQRMELLRCEVETLKRQLDALLAEQQDHRDRA
- a CDS encoding sulfite exporter TauE/SafE family protein; amino-acid sequence: MLENIDWARLAEFIAAGFAAQIVDGALGMAFGVISSTLLVSVLGVPPATASASVHVVECFTTGVSGISHALHKNVNWKLFWRLVLPGIAGGVTGAYLLSSLDASVTRPFVMTYLAGIGLYLLWRGLRKPPEPKEPKVIAPLGLVGGFLDAAGGGGWGPVVTSNLLVQGATPRTTIGTVNTVEFFLTVSISATFLFHLGLEAFTTAVAGLLIGGIVAAPFGAMFAKHIPARTLLILVGVVLTITSLYSVYRALS
- a CDS encoding carboxymuconolactone decarboxylase family protein translates to MSLKEFAGQLPDFAKDIRLNVGSLLNETVLDPQKKFGTMLACAHATGHKPLVEAAEAEVADKLSPEAANAARAAAAVMAMNNVYYRFVHLAKNKEYGNLPAKLRMNVIAAPGIEKVDFELFSLAVSAMNGCGMCIDAHEDVLKKHGVKAEVIQGAVRIGAVLAAVATVHAAVA